TCGGTGAGCTGTCCAAGGTATTGCTGATTTACCTGGCGATCTTTGCGCCAATCGCCATCGCCACCGCGACAGGTGTGCGCACGGTCGATCCGGCCAAGTTGCGTGCCGCGCAGTCGTTGGGTGCCACCCGCGCCCAGTTGATCCGCCATGTGATCCTGCCGAGCGCCCTGCCCGATATCCTTACCGGCGTGCGCATCGGCTTGGGCGTGGGCTGGTCGACCCTGGTTGCCGCCGAGCTGATCGCCGCCACCAGCGGCCTGGGCTTTATGGTGCAGTCGGCGGCGCAGTTCCTGGTCACCGACGTGGTGGTGCTGGGGATTCTGGTGATCGCCCTGATCGCCTTCGCCATGGAAATGGGCCTGCGCGCCCTGCAGCGCAAATTAGTGCCTTGGCATGGCCAGGCACACTGAGTGAGAACCCCATGAGCAGCCTGACCGTTACGCCAATCAACACCGCCCTGGGCGCCCTGATCAGTGGCGTCGATATCACCCAACCATTGAGCCTCCAGGAACGTGACGCCATTGAGCAGGCGCTGCTCAGCCACTCGGTGCTGTTCTTCCGTGGCCAAGCCGTCACGCCGCAGCAACAGGCGCGGTTTGCGGCGAATTTTGGCGACCTGCATATTCACCCGATATACCCCAACGTGCCGGAGCAGCCCGAAGTGCTGATCCTCGACACCGCCGTGACCGACGTGCGCGACAACGCCGTATGGCACACCGACGTGACCTTCCTGCCGACGCCTGCGCTCGGTGCAGTACTCAGCGCCAAGCTGCTGCCGGCCTTTGGCGGCGACACGTTGTGGGCCAGTGGCATTGCGGCGTATGAAGCCTTGTCGGAACCCTTCAAGCGCCTGCTCGACGGCCTGACGGCGACTCACGACTTCACCAAATCCTTCCCCCTGGAGCGCTTCGGCAACACCGCCGAAGACCTGGTGCGCTGGGAAGAGACCCGCAAGAAGAATCCACCGCTGTCACACCCAGTGGTGCGCACGCATCCGGTAAGCGGGCGTAGGTCGTTGTTTGTCAGTGACGGCTTCACCACCAAAATCAACGAGCTGGAGCCGGCTGAAAGCGAGGCCATACTGAAGCTTTTGTTTGCCCATGCAACACGGCCGGAATTCACCATTCGCTGGCGCTGGCAGGAGAACGACGTGGCGTTCTGGGACAACCGCGTGACCCAGCACTACGCCGTGGATGACTACCGGCCGCAGCGGCGGGTGATGCATCGCGCCACGATCCTGGGCGACGTGCCGTTCTAAGCCAGTCACAACCTCTGCATCAATGAAAATCAAAATGTGGGAGCTGGCTTGCCTGCGATAGCGGTGGACCAGCCCACACATTCATCGACTGTCACACCGCCATCGCGAGCAAGCCCGGCTCCCACATTTTTGACTGGGTTGTGCCAGCTTATTCAGCCGTGGACGGTTTTTCCCACAGGTTAATCCCGCCTTCCTGCGCAAACCGATCAATCTCCGCCAGTTCTTCTGCACTGAAGCTCAGGTTCTTCAACGCGCCGACGTTTTCAATGATCTGCTCCGGGCGGCTCGCACCAATCAAGGCACTGGTTACCCGTGGGTCACGCAGGGTCCAGGCCAGGGCCAGTTGCGCCAGGCTCTGGCCACGACGCTTGGCGATTTCATTCAACCCGCGCACATGGGCGATGTTGGCCTCGGACAAGTGTTTGGCCTGAAGCGAGCCACCACCTGGGCGATTAACGCGCGCATCAGCCGGCACACCGTTGAGGTACTTGTCAGTGAGTAAACCCTGGGCCAATGGCGTAAAGGCAATCACCCCGGCACCCAGCTCATCGGTGGTGTCCAGCAGGTCTTTTTCAATCCAGCGGTTGAGCAGGTTGTAGGCCGGCTGGTGGATCAGCAACGGCACTTTCCACTCCTTGAGCAGAGCGGCCATTTCACGGGTTTTTACCCCGGAATAAGACGAGATACCGATGTACAACGCCTTGCCCTGTTGTACGGCAGTGGCGAGGGCGCTGGCGGTTTCTTCCAGTGGGGTGTCGGCGTCAAAACGGTGGGAGTAGAAAATATCCACGTAGTCGACGCCCAGGCGTTGCAGGCTCTGGTCCAGGCTCGCCAGTACGTATTTACGCGAACCACCACCCTGGCCGTAAGGGCCGGGCCACATGTCCCAACCGGCTTTGCTGGAGATGATCAGTTCGTCGCGGTAGTGCTTGAAGTCTTCGCGCAGCAAACGGCCAAAGTTGATCTCGGCGCTGCCGTACGGCGGGCCATAGTTGTTGGCCAGGTCGAAGTGGTTAATCCCCAGGTCAAATGCAGTGCGCAGCAGGGCGCGCTGGGTGTCGATCGGGGTGCTGTCGCCAAAGTTGTGCCACAGCCCCAGGGACAGTGCCGGCAGCACCAACCCACTGCGACCTACGCGGCGGTACGGGATAGATTCATAGCGGTTTTCGGCAGCAATGTAAGTCATCGAATCCTCTCTTGGACGTAGGCAAATAAGGCCTGGGAATAAGGGTATTCCCAGGCCTTTTAACCAGCTGAATCGCTTAAGCCTGCTGTTCCGTTCTACAGCAATTTCCTACCAGAGTGGAACGACATAGCTGACATAAAAGCGATTTTCATCTTGGACGGTGGCACCGGTAATGTCCGGGCTGGCGTGGGCATTTTTCCAGGTCACGCCCAGGCCCTTGAGGGTGCCGGTCGGTACTTGGTAAGCCACGGCAATGTTGCGTTCCCACTCGCTGGTGGTGCCTTGCACGGTGCGGATATCATCACCGTGAGCATAGGCGGCCGAGAACGTCAGGCCGTTGAGGCCCAGCTTACCGAAGTCATACTTGTACTGCGCAAGCCATGTGCGCTCACCGGCGTGTTGAAATTTATTCAACTGCATGTTGGTGAGCGCCGGGGTGTCGGCGCCTGAGCCTGGGCCTTGGCGGTTGTCGCCACTGTTGAGGCCGGAATCAAGGTACGGAAAGTCGCTGTCGCCACTGTTTTTCTGGATGCCCAGGCCGACGGTGTGACCATCCAGGCTGTAGCTCTCCAGCAAGCTGGCGGTAGTCTGGTTGATGCGGCCTTTGCTGGCGCCGTCAGCATAAAGACCGGCGCCGGTAAAGTCTTTGTCCCCATCGGCGTTGGCGCCGACACCAAGGCTGCGGAACACGCGCACGTCGGTGTCGATGGCGCCCACGGACAACGCGTCATGGCGCTTGGCGCCGAGGAAGAACTGCTGGTAGTAATCCTCAAGGTTGGAGTACCACAGGCTCACGGTGGTGTTCTGGATCCCGGTGTAATCCGCACCGCCGAACAGGAAGCGATCGCTCTCTTTGGTGCCGCCGGCAGTGATCATGCCTTGGTCGCCGGTTTCGTTGCGGATCTTGGTCTTGAAGATATCGCCGCCGGTGAAGGTGAAGTCGCTGAGGTCTTTGGAGACCAGTTGCACGCCGGTGTTGGTCTGCTGGTATAGGCGGCCGTCGGTGTTGGCCAGCACCGGGTTGTTGCCGAACAAGGTGCCGACGCGCAGCTCATCCTTGGCGAAGCGCATCTTGAACGTAGGGCTGAGCACGCCGAATTGGTCGGCGGATTTGCCGTTGTCCAACGGGAACATGCTGCCGGGGTAACGGCCCTGATGATCCTTGTCGTTGAGGTCGCCGCCGGAATCGAGTTTCAAACCGTAAAACGCCTGCATATCCAGGCCAAAACCTACCGGGCCTTCGGTGTAGCCAGACTTGAAGTTGAACTCGAAACCCTGGCCCCAATCCCGCACGCTATGCGCCTTGGCGTTGCTGCCCACCACATCACGACCTTGCTGGTTGAGATAGCGGTTGAGCAGGGTCACGTCGGCGTGGCTGTCGTCGATAAAATCGGCATGGGCGGACAGCATAAAGCTCGCCATGGCGGCACCCACCATGGGGCTTATTAACGTCTTCATTGTTACCGGTCTCCGTCACTGTTCTGAAATGAAAGCGTCAAACGCTTCACACAATTACGCAGTGGCCAGATGACAGTTCGGAGTCAAAACACTTAGTTCACGAATGAAATTAAGTTTAAGAAAGCCCCGTAGAACGGGGCTTTGCGCAGGTTCAGGGTCAGCGCACCAGGTGCAGAAACTGCAGGTGGCGCTCGTACTGGTCGAGGATGTCGTTGATGATCTGCTCCTTGGTGTAGCCGACCAGGTCGTAGTCCTGACTGCCCTCACTCAAGTGCACTTCCGCACGGTAGTAACGGCGGTTGTTGATCTCTTTGGAGCCCATGCCACCCCGGGCAAACGACGGCGTGAAGTAGCCGCGCATCTGCACCTGGTAAACGAACGGATGCTCCTCGCCATGCCCGATTTCCAGGCTGACGCTGTCGTTGGACGGGTCCGGCTGAGTCACCACATTCAGGCCTTTCTCGACGAACACCGCCGTCACCTCTTCGATCGCCGGGCGCACCGTCGCTTCGAGGAAGCGGTACACCTCATCCCGTGACGGGAAGTGCACGGCCTGGCTCAAGCGCTGACGCCAACCGCCTCGGCCTTTGCGCGCCGCCGACACCGGCGCCAGCGAATGCAGCTGGGCAATCTGCTTCTGCGATTCAAGGTAGAACGCCTTGTGCAGCCCCCACATCATCAACAACAGGATCAGCGAGAACGGCAACGACGTGAGCACCACCGCCGATTTGAGCGAGTCGATACTGCCGGCAAACAGCAGGGCACTGGTGACCAGCGCCGTCATCGCACCCCAGAACACCCGCAGCCATTTCGGCCCGTCTTCATCGGCGTTGCCGCCTTTGGACGACAAGGTCGACAGCACCACGGTGCCGGAGTCGGCCGAGGTGACGAAGAACACGAAGCTGATAAACACCGTGACGGCGATTACCGTCTTGCTCCATGGGTAGGTTTCCAGCAGCAGGTAGAGGCTCATCGACGGGTCATCGATGGCCGACTGGCCCAGCGCGGTCATGCCATGGTTGAGCACTTGGTCAATGGCGCTGTTGCCGAAGATCGACATCCACGCCAGGGTGAAACCCAGCGGAATCAACAGCACGCCGAAGACGAACTCGCGGATGGTACGGCCACGGGAAATACGCGCGATAAACAGGCCCACGAACGGCGACCATGCGATCCACCAGGCCCAGTAGAACACCGTCCAACCGCCCAGCCAGTCGCTGGGTTTGTCGTAGGCGTATACATCGAAGCTCTTGGTCGGCAAGGCGCCGAGGTAGTCACCGATGTTCTGGATCAGGGTGTTGAGCAGGTGCTGGGTGGGGCCTGCAAACAACACAAACAGCAACAGCGCACAGGCCAGCAGCATGTTGATGTCGGACATCACTCGCACGCCCTTGTCGACGCCGGCGACGGCAACAAGGATCGCGGCGCCCATCATCAGCGTGATCAGGCCGACCTGGATCCACTGGGTATGCGCGATGCCAAACAGGTAGTCGAGACCGGAGTTGAGGTGCAACACGCCAAAACCCATGTCGGCGCCCAGGCCGAACACCGTCGCGATGATGCCGAAGCCATCGACGGCATAGCCAATAGGCCCGTTGATACGCTTGCCGATCAGCGGGTACAGCGCCGAACGCAGCGCCAGCGGCAGGTTATGCCGGTAGGCGAAGTACGCCAGGGCCATGCCGACAAAGGCAAACACGCCCCAGCCGTGCAGGCCCCAGTGCAGGAACAGAATCTGCATGGCCTGGCGAGCCGCATCGGCGTTCATCGGCGCGCCCTGAGGCGGCTGCACCAAATGCGTCAACGGCTCGGAGACACAGAAGAAAAACAGCGTGATGCTGATCCCGGCGGCGAACAGCATGCCGGCCCAGGACAGGTAACTGAATTCGGGCTCGTCGTGGTCGGCACCGAGTTTTATCTTGCCGTAGCCCGATAGCGCGGTGACCACCACGAAGACCAGATACAGCGTCATCGCGAGCATGTAGTACCAGCCGACCGTGTTGGCCGCCCAGTTTTGTGCGGCCAGCAGCCAGGCTCCAGCCTGTTGCGGAATCGCGATGACAGTGATGCCAAACAGCAGGATAAAGCTTGCGGCAAAGTAGAAAACCGGCGCATTCATGCGCACCAGGCCGCTGGATGGGGTGGACGATGCACTCATGAACGATGCACCC
The window above is part of the Pseudomonas sp. KBS0710 genome. Proteins encoded here:
- the tauD gene encoding taurine dioxygenase — translated: MSSLTVTPINTALGALISGVDITQPLSLQERDAIEQALLSHSVLFFRGQAVTPQQQARFAANFGDLHIHPIYPNVPEQPEVLILDTAVTDVRDNAVWHTDVTFLPTPALGAVLSAKLLPAFGGDTLWASGIAAYEALSEPFKRLLDGLTATHDFTKSFPLERFGNTAEDLVRWEETRKKNPPLSHPVVRTHPVSGRRSLFVSDGFTTKINELEPAESEAILKLLFAHATRPEFTIRWRWQENDVAFWDNRVTQHYAVDDYRPQRRVMHRATILGDVPF
- the mgrA gene encoding L-glyceraldehyde 3-phosphate reductase is translated as MTYIAAENRYESIPYRRVGRSGLVLPALSLGLWHNFGDSTPIDTQRALLRTAFDLGINHFDLANNYGPPYGSAEINFGRLLREDFKHYRDELIISSKAGWDMWPGPYGQGGGSRKYVLASLDQSLQRLGVDYVDIFYSHRFDADTPLEETASALATAVQQGKALYIGISSYSGVKTREMAALLKEWKVPLLIHQPAYNLLNRWIEKDLLDTTDELGAGVIAFTPLAQGLLTDKYLNGVPADARVNRPGGGSLQAKHLSEANIAHVRGLNEIAKRRGQSLAQLALAWTLRDPRVTSALIGASRPEQIIENVGALKNLSFSAEELAEIDRFAQEGGINLWEKPSTAE
- a CDS encoding OprD family outer membrane porin — protein: MVGAAMASFMLSAHADFIDDSHADVTLLNRYLNQQGRDVVGSNAKAHSVRDWGQGFEFNFKSGYTEGPVGFGLDMQAFYGLKLDSGGDLNDKDHQGRYPGSMFPLDNGKSADQFGVLSPTFKMRFAKDELRVGTLFGNNPVLANTDGRLYQQTNTGVQLVSKDLSDFTFTGGDIFKTKIRNETGDQGMITAGGTKESDRFLFGGADYTGIQNTTVSLWYSNLEDYYQQFFLGAKRHDALSVGAIDTDVRVFRSLGVGANADGDKDFTGAGLYADGASKGRINQTTASLLESYSLDGHTVGLGIQKNSGDSDFPYLDSGLNSGDNRQGPGSGADTPALTNMQLNKFQHAGERTWLAQYKYDFGKLGLNGLTFSAAYAHGDDIRTVQGTTSEWERNIAVAYQVPTGTLKGLGVTWKNAHASPDITGATVQDENRFYVSYVVPLW
- the betT gene encoding choline transporter BetT produces the protein MNAPVFYFAASFILLFGITVIAIPQQAGAWLLAAQNWAANTVGWYYMLAMTLYLVFVVVTALSGYGKIKLGADHDEPEFSYLSWAGMLFAAGISITLFFFCVSEPLTHLVQPPQGAPMNADAARQAMQILFLHWGLHGWGVFAFVGMALAYFAYRHNLPLALRSALYPLIGKRINGPIGYAVDGFGIIATVFGLGADMGFGVLHLNSGLDYLFGIAHTQWIQVGLITLMMGAAILVAVAGVDKGVRVMSDINMLLACALLLFVLFAGPTQHLLNTLIQNIGDYLGALPTKSFDVYAYDKPSDWLGGWTVFYWAWWIAWSPFVGLFIARISRGRTIREFVFGVLLIPLGFTLAWMSIFGNSAIDQVLNHGMTALGQSAIDDPSMSLYLLLETYPWSKTVIAVTVFISFVFFVTSADSGTVVLSTLSSKGGNADEDGPKWLRVFWGAMTALVTSALLFAGSIDSLKSAVVLTSLPFSLILLLMMWGLHKAFYLESQKQIAQLHSLAPVSAARKGRGGWRQRLSQAVHFPSRDEVYRFLEATVRPAIEEVTAVFVEKGLNVVTQPDPSNDSVSLEIGHGEEHPFVYQVQMRGYFTPSFARGGMGSKEINNRRYYRAEVHLSEGSQDYDLVGYTKEQIINDILDQYERHLQFLHLVR